The window tttgcctataaatagaggcacCAACCTATCATCCCTCACACACCATTTCCTCTCATTTCCTCTCCCTTGTACGCCCTCTCTCCTCTTAGGCGTCCTTGTTCGCACGCCTCCTTGCTCGATTGTCTTAGGCCAAACCGCCATCGCCTCAAGCGGTAAGTAGAACCCTAACTCTTGGCTAGGGCGACGCGTTACGTTATTGGATTGAGGATGAGCTCACTCGTGTTGTACTCTGTGTGTGATGTCGTCCAATGTCTTTTGTATGATTTACCCATGTTTTAATTGTCCAAGTGTGAACACACCCCAAGTCACGACGGGTTTCCACTTGTTTGTGAGACTAACATCGAAACGTGACTATACGGGCCTTGCTTGGTCTTGGGTCGAAATTGAGATGTGCCGAATTTGAGCCTTATGTGGTTCTAGGCCAACGCTAAGATGGGTCGGCTCAAGCCACGGGTAACATATGTGTTCGATTCATCATTTAGGTTATTTTTGTTAGGTCATGACACACTTGCATGAGCACGCCTTCGGATTTTGATTGCAACGACTAATGATCAAAGATATGATTTGAACTTGTGTAAATGCTTGTTTGTGTGGTCACATGAAGAAACTAGCCATCACCGATGAATTCGTGATAATGCCCCCACCGATGGATTTTGGGGCGATACTTGATGGATTCCAGAAGAACTTATGGATTTCACAGCAATGCCGCATCGATGGATTTCTCGGGCGATGCCATCACCGATGGATTTGGGGCAATGCCGTCACCGATGGATTTCGAGACAATACCCGGATTCAGAAGAACCGATGGATTTCGGTTCATTAATAAGTGAATCTCATGTGTTTGACCCTATAATATTCTTGTACATATGTTAATTACCCTTGCCTTGACCTTGAAAGCCACATGCATATTTAATAAGCTCTTATGCAGGTCTTGAAAGTCATGTGCatactttttatattattattcaGGTTTTGAAAGTCATGTGCATATTTTATATGTCATTATATGAACTTGGCAATGCCTATTTTACAAGTAGTTGAGGGTTTTCGCTTGTTTTAGCCAAGGTAAAGCACGTGTTATGCTGTTGATTTGTCACCGACATTATTTGAAGTCGAGACCATGATAAGCTTGTCCAGACGGATGActcattttgttatttttcagaCTTATAGGTATGGACCATGGACAACGAATAATGAGCCAGCCTATCGTAGGGGAAACCAAGTTTGTAAAATGTCATCTTTAGAAGAGTTAAGGTTACCACAGCCCTatggagaaaaataaatcgATGTATAATAGAAAGAGTAGAATGCTCGTAACAAGGGCTCTGTACAAAGTATAGTTGTATAATATAGTATTATTATGTGTATCCCTTGTTTCCTCCATGTTTGTTTTTGTATGGGTGTTGATATATTTACGCTTCCGCATGTTCGTAAGAAAGATCAAATGAAAACGGGACGGCGACACACCCGGAATGTTGCAATGATAACCCACGCAGATCCGGGTCGTTACAAACCTTCCCGACCTCTTCATCGCCGACTACAACAAGTTCTTGCTAACCTTCAACCATGACGTTGAAAGCTTCTAGTCCAATTTAGGGACATCATAGCCTTCAACGTTGCAAAGCACGGTACTAGAGTAAGaaggaagagattgagaacACCGATGCAATCTACCGTGAGCTCATGAAGGCACAAGGAACCCTTCACACCGTCCATGCTCAACTTTCCATTCTAGGGGTTACCTAATAGCCAAAGCAATGAAGAAGCAACTAAAGAAAGGGTTGCCCCTAATGAGCAGCAGGAGCACGAGATTAATGAGGCTATGTTGGCCAAGTCCTTGACTTCTGTGGACTCCGACATTTTGACCATTGAGGCTTTACTTGAGAAGGCCGATGAACTAATTGGAGCCTAGCTAGTCCTTTTTTAGCACCTGAAACAAAGAGAGATGCCCTTGAGACGGTGATCAATAAACCGAGAAGGGAAAAAATGGCCTTTTTCCGTACAGCATAGGCAATTTTAGCCACTCATTTCAGAAAGCAAACTGAATGATTTTCACtaaattcttttcttgaatATGTTATACGAATGCAGGAGCTACTTCAGGTGCACGCACAAGTATGACCAAGGCTGCAAAGCAGCCAAGCAGGTCCAAAGAACGGAGGACGATCCTGAGAAGTTCCACATCACATACATTGGAGTCACACGTGCAGGGACATCATGAAGACTCCACGAATGCTCATCACAGATCCTGATACCTGTGTTGGTGAATCTTTCCCCATAAAGCAAGAGCTCAGGGAAGAAGCCAGAAGCGACCTGACCAATGACATTGTCTCATCCGCGGACTTGTTTCTCATTACGGCTCTTGGATCATCTGATCGCCAAATGACCCAGCTTCAGTTTCCTCAGAAAGGATGGGTTTTGATAATGCTAACGGTGAACCTGCCGTCCCCACCGTGTACCCTTTTGGGGACGATGCTGATTCTCATGCTCTCGGGATGGATTTTCTGCGCCGTAGCGTTAGCTTTGATGGTGATTTCTCCTTTGATGAAAGTGAATTTTTGGCTAGTGAGGTGGGAGCGTAGAAACTAATTCGGGGTATAGAAAAGTCAGACTAGACTGGCGAGTGCCTctatctttccttttgttccaCGGAAATAACAGCTTGCTACTACGAAAAGATTACGTTGTTGATGGGATTAATGATAGCGTGAATGATTTGATGGAttcttttatttgcattttcttttgagcaAGTCCCATTATGGGGTTAAAACCGTTTGGCCTCAGAGAAAAGTATGCTTAATTATTTGATCTCTTCATTAGTGGAGCTTTGTTTCCACACCAGTGGACCAGTTGGTACTCCAATCTGTCAAACTATAAGATGTGAAAAGAAAAGTGTGAACAGGAAAAATTGAATATGCATTGAATTCGATAAAGTTAGATAGGCTCGGTTGTATCGATTATGGCGAAACTTTTAAAAAGATTATGCTACCGTTTTGAAATTTACGcacgattttcttttgttagagtGTATAATCGCTGCTTTACAAGTTATAACTATAGATATAACTAAAGATCATGAGCTTTCTAGTTAAATATCTTGAACAAAACGCTTGAAAGGAATACAGTCAACATAATCCTCACTATAGTTAAACTAGAGAATGAGCTGTCCATGAGAATTAAGGTAGTTGATATTCCAAGGGAAACACTCGATGATGTGCATTTTAGTCCCACTGTACCTCAACACATCAAATCGCAAAGGAATCTTCCAAGAAGTTGCTAGTAATTATATCTTGGGGGAAGGATAAGAAATCGGTTTTCTTCCACAAGCAGAAGATGTAAAGGCAAAGTGGGACAGAGCTGTCGCTAAAAGTGAGAAGATCAAAGACAAAGCGTACTCAAAGGATTAAAGTTGAAAATTGGTGGAACTGCAGACTAAATAACGAGAAAAATTAGAACATGAAGACAAGGAaacccccccctctctctctctctctctctctcaatcaatcaatcaatctgTGTCCAACTGTTGTTTTACCATCCATTTCAGCCTTTTTTAGTTATGGACCCTGGAGTGTGTGGTTCTCATCAACTTTCGAGCGTTCCCACTTGAACCCATCATTATCGATGGATAAACAGCGATGAAGACAAACATGGAAGCTGTTTAATGCTCTGAATCGAGCGTAACATGACATGGACGTCTAGAAAACTGGAATACTTTCACTTACCAGGAGCAACTCTTGATGAAACAGCTTCCGAATGTAGAGCGATTGGGACGATTTCAGTACGTTCTTGATTGTGCCTCTCTAGTCACAAGCCCCGtatgaacagaaaaaaagggTTCCTCGCCGAACGTCTTCTGCAATAAAATCCATCACCCCTTAACCCAAAAATGCGTACGTCGCAGAAAGATGAGAGGGCAATCGCTCATCACATCATGATTATGATGTTAAATGATTCTAGAAGGCCCACCTCCCACTGCAAATCAAGAACCCTAAAATCACGCTCCTGTCGTCCTCAGACATCGAAAGAAGTGATAGCGACCCCCACATGCTGATCTTTTCAAAGGACTTCCGTCCGGAGGCGCATGTCGtgagaaatttcaagaaagccATGATTACTACTCTTCTTTGTTGAAAGTTCTTCGCATCTCTCTTTCTGATCATGGCCCAGTCAGTACAGACCTCCATGTTGGTTACTTGACCCTTTGCGCCGGGTTCATGATCAGTGCCGACTTTGGTGCCCACGCAAAGATCTCATCCCATATTTCACGAAACCGCCCCGGCAAATGTCTCGATGAAAAGAGGCACGTGTGGATGATTGACAAAGTTCGTGATCTGCCCATTTGATCCGACTCAAATTACATTATCATCGTCAATAACGTGTGAAAGCGGAGGCATCGTTCGCTCAAAAGATTCATTCCACATGGATTTGGATCTTTCTATCGTGAAAAAGATCACCTCCTTTGTTAATCATGATGACAACTTTCGGGAGGCAGCTCCACTGGAGATCCCCGAGGAAATCACGTTCACATGCGCTttcttgtgtgtgtgtgttttttttttttaaaattttaattttgttttttttttttttttttttgttttagaggGTTCTATTCTATGCTTCGTTCCCAAGTTTCGAGAAATGCTTACTTTTCGGGCATCCTGGACTTGGACTTGTTGGGAAGTGACAGCATATATGCTTGAGGAAAGGGGAATGGATGTTCTAGAACCAAAACAAAGGGAAAATATTGTCAAAAAAGGAGctgaattttctcttctttgacgACCTCATGTAATTGCATATTCCACTTGTTAGAtctgccttttctctttttggtaaaaaaaaaaaaattattttgggtgTAGTTTGAGTTGGCACATCAACTTTTATGTCCCAAATTGATTTCTAAGGATGATTAAGGTTTAGTATCTTAAGATTAATCTCTTATCCAAACAATCTCATAATTTGTGATTATCATTAATTCATAATGAAGTTTATGATAGTCagtttcttgattttatttttagttcttACATTTGGTCTTGATTTGGAGCATTGCTAGCATATAAGTGGTACCTAATTTTGCAAGTTAATATGCTAATTTTTTGGTTATAATCTCTAACATAGTTAGTGAATGTAAGGTGTTACTAGTTAATGGAATTAAAAGTTGATaacttcataaaaaatttggtgaattaaaaaaaaattaaacgtTGATAAGCAACTTAAGCAAGAGTTAATAACCTATGACTAGACTTGTTAAAAGGCTTGGTCAGATCGAGCGAAAAATTATTTGactcaaataaatcaatttccatACAATGCAAATTTGGTGAATCATACTTGACTCAACCTATATTCATAAAATACTtctatatttaatataatctagGAAAACACATATCCAAATTGAGATGAGAGTAGGGAGTGATTGAGCACAAGATCAAGTAAATGCGAGAGAGAATAAAGAGAGAAGTGGATTGAGTCTAAGTAATGTAAACTTATTTTATAAcctatttattgaatataattaattaatataacaaCTCACTTCATCATATATGGGTTAATAAATGGTTTATGATTCTTTTGACCGATCTATCTATGACTAatggtgtgtttggtaaatattATGTTGATAGGAACAATTTATGCTCAAAATaagtttttgagcatttgaagacatttagtaactttacaaaatttctatttccagaATAGAAATTGTTGGGTACaattctcaaatatttttgtaacttagaatttcttttaattttttaataaatttattacattccccccccttttccttttattattcttCTTGTTGGTTGCTGTTCTTAGGGAGCCTCACCGACCCTTGGTTAGGTTGAGCTCATCCAACCATTGGCAACTTGCCGTGCTCGGGCTGACAAGGTTGGCAACTagttagaggaagaagaagaggaaaaagaaagaaaacaaaaaaatgaagggCTTGATTTTGAGTTATTCTGGGAATAaataagtaactttttttttttttttcttgattttgttccaattctattgttgggaataaaaaaagttattaaacggatttctactttatttatttatttatttatttcgggggacaaaaaaatagaatcggaCACTTTCAACATGTTACCAATTATGCCCTAATTCTGCGTACAAAAATTGGTAAGTCATTCTAATTTTGGTTGATTTCTGCATACAAGAGTTGGTAAATTCGAATTGTTGACAATCTATGACTAATAGACGGTAGTTAGTGAAGAAAGTGCCAATTTTGCAATATATgaggacaagaaaaaaaaaaagctgctgATTTGCTCATAGTGTTGGtaaatttcaacattttatcTGGAAACAAAATCACCGGTCACTGTGTATCCAACGACTTTATTACGCCTATCGACAATAAAAGAAATCCTTATTGGACACGAAATGATAGAATTCCACAACTAGATTTCAATCTCTTTATCTCTGAATTAATCTCTTCTACACAGGTACAAAAACATTTAGCCTGGTACCTCTGACAGTCAAAAACCAGTACATGGGCGacaaatcaaaatgcataatGCGATCACCTTCGGGTACAGTCGAGCGACCAATGTTCTGTTACATTGGGTTCTAAAGAATGTACCTGGAATAATAATTACAACATGGTAATTGCTAGGAAAATGCTAATCATCAATTCACCAATTCATCAATTTAAAGCAATTATTCAAAACTTTCCCCAGAAAAATATTATCGAAACAGCTACTTCTCTTGTCCTCTCGGTGCTCATCAGTCATCAATCTTTTTTATCGTCTTCCTCCCTTTTATCTTCCGTGGAAGATGGGAAGATGAAGTCCATGCTATTGGTGCTGCTGCTGCCGGAATTAAACATTGCATCCGCCAAATCTGCCACCAGTGGATACTCAGCCTCTTTACCACGTCTACTTCCGCTAGTGGAAGGGCCCGCCTCGCTGCCGCGGCCACTACCTCCGACCGCCATGTTTCTGCTCCCGCTCGCACCGCCCATGCCGAAGTCCACCGGTAGCCATCTGGGTAGCGGGGCTGATACAGATGCCGAAATTGGCTGTGTGGCAGCGATGGGGGCCATATCTAGCGAAGCTGGCGGCGGGGGTGGAATCGATGGTGCGGTTGAGGACATATGGCATGTGTGGTCACCGCGGTACATGACCTCGAACGTGAACGGGTCGTTGTCGAGCCGCTGCACTTGCTTCTTGGCAGGGCAGTGGTACAGCTTTTGATGGGTACACCTATAGTAGCCCCTGCAAGGGAGAAACTTACACGTCAACGTCGCTTGGTATACCATCGTATCGAAAGATTGTTCTTTCATAAATAAAACTCTACAATTCACATGCATTTGTGCATAAGCTTTCACACACCTATCATGAAAAAAGAATTTCCTCAAGTGATTGTCATAAAGAAATGAGATCCTCTACATTCATAAGGGGTAAATTTACACTTAATTAATGATTATTCTAGTCGAATAATTCTTTATAAGTTAGTAGTATTTGTTAGTAACACTGTTTTAAGTACATTATCTCTCATCATACTATGTGCTGTCCGGTCAAATACTTCGTTCAATTTTAGTGGCACTCTTTCAAGTCACGATGACCGGCAAATTAGTAGACCGTTCAGCACTTCCTCCCTTCGTCGATACTTCTTAATTTGATGATGACTGATCAACTTTAATTGGTAAAATACGGGGTCAAAGTCTTGTTGGACTCCATTTGATTGATCCTTCTAAGTTTGCGAAGATTCCGTTAGACCCCACCGGGAAAATATGTGTACAGTATCTCTAAAAGAAAGTGTATTGGGTCTATTATAGGAGATAATCTCTGCTTTATGTCACCTCTACAGCATgcatttccttttcatcacCGCTTCAACAAGAAATCAAACTCAACCGATCTGAAGAAGGTGCGTAGAAATCGGCTTGGACACCATTTGACCGTTGAACAGAAGGAAGAAGTTAAAAATCCATCGATGTCGGGTTTTTCTGGGGTGAACGGACATCCTATGTATGATATTACCGGTACTCACCCGCACTACAATTTCCggagacaataaaataaaaaagatgttGACAGATAATGGAGTTGGAAAAGCCATGGTGGTATGGTAAACGGAAGATGTGGCTGAAGACTTTGAATGTGTCAACTCATGTCCGTTCATCTACCCAAACACAATATACATGAGAGCATCGTTTTAATAGATATAATCTGAGATTCAAATTAGTTCACAGATGAATTCTTTTTCTAATCATAATGTGAACACGGTATATATGAATTTTAAGGATGTCATTTTCCTCGAAGGTGGTATTATTGACGTGTGATTAGGGCAAGGGGGAGGAGGGTGTGGTGGGGTCAACGACATACCTCGGGAATTTTGACCCAAGAATCTCCTTTTGACCATACTTTCGCCAAGTGTAGCCATCCTCTGGCGGGATCTCGGTGTTGCCCATTCTTGGTGCTGGAACCCTAATCGTCCTTTTCTCCGCGTCACTATTCCTGGAAAAAGATTGAAGACAAAATAAACATTGTAATACctaaaagattgaagaa of the Eucalyptus grandis isolate ANBG69807.140 chromosome 10, ASM1654582v1, whole genome shotgun sequence genome contains:
- the LOC120288908 gene encoding WRKY transcription factor 55-like, with amino-acid sequence MQAPDVSSDRRRSASSSSERTRRRNSDAEKRTIRVPAPRMGNTEIPPEDGYTWRKYGQKEILGSKFPRGYYRCTHQKLYHCPAKKQVQRLDNDPFTFEVMYRGDHTCHMSSTAPSIPPPPPASLDMAPIAATQPISASVSAPLPRWLPVDFGMGGASGSRNMAVGGSGRGSEAGPSTSGSRRGKEAEYPLVADLADAMFNSGSSSTNSMDFIFPSSTEDKREEDDKKD